In Paralcaligenes sp. KSB-10, the following are encoded in one genomic region:
- a CDS encoding MarR family winged helix-turn-helix transcriptional regulator produces the protein MSTPQPTRFVHRYLASVLALASHRISAEFHVEVRKAGLTVTEWRVLGSLIEGEGETVGELAELAVTKQPTLSKVLPRLEAQGYVTMHTARADRRQTLVRITPKGSKLISGLCDRAMEHQHRLLEKLDPDHAERLVDMLRAIIAR, from the coding sequence ATGTCCACCCCGCAGCCGACTCGTTTTGTGCATCGCTACCTGGCCTCCGTGCTGGCTCTGGCGAGTCATCGCATTTCGGCGGAATTCCACGTCGAGGTCAGAAAGGCCGGCCTGACCGTCACCGAGTGGCGCGTTCTGGGCAGCCTTATCGAGGGCGAGGGTGAAACCGTGGGCGAACTGGCCGAATTGGCCGTCACCAAGCAGCCGACGCTCAGCAAGGTGCTGCCGCGGCTGGAAGCCCAGGGCTACGTTACGATGCACACCGCGCGTGCCGACCGGCGCCAGACCCTGGTGCGGATCACGCCCAAGGGCTCGAAGCTGATCAGCGGTTTGTGCGACCGCGCCATGGAACACCAGCACCGTCTGCTTGAAAAGCTCGATCCCGACCACGCCGAGCGCCTGGTCGATATGCTGCGGGCGATTATTGCGCGCTAA
- a CDS encoding indolepyruvate ferredoxin oxidoreductase subunit alpha: MAERSFKKEVQQLRIGAGEEFRGEGILAVTKALLQSGVGYVAGYQGSPISHLMDVLADAQDILEELGVHFEASASEATAAATLAASVMYPIRGAVTWKSTVGTNVASDALANLASGGVTGGALVIVGEDYGEGSSIMQERTHAFAMKSQIWLLDPRPNLESMVKAVEDGFQLSEASNTPVILQLRIRGCHVHGRFTAKDNQRPKFSLRHALENPVRDVSRIVLPPASFLHEQEKVKARWPAAIKFIKENRLNEFFDGDVQDIGLILQGGLYNGVIRALQLLGLADHFGNSRIPLYVMNVTYPLIDDEIAAFCKEKKAVLLLEEGQPNYIEQNLNTILRQAGIAAALAGKDVLPMAGEYTTAVIRDGLQNFLSRYHPEILPAIDTAPEPAGGQMEISQVVRPVKEQAITFQRRAKELAEVVPARPAGFCTGCPERPIFSALTLAQETLGEHHIACDIGCHLFSILPPFNLGATTMGYGLGASSVAAFNVPAAKRPISIMGDGGFWHNGLASGVGNAVFNKYDGVIVIIDNFYSAATGGQDILSSRAGNDHRSTNNPIESAVRGVGVKWIRTLDRTYDVAKVRATIEEALTTSDTGPKVIIAQSECMLNKQRREKPLFNKAVKDGKRRVKERFGVDPDVCSGDHVCIRLSGCPSLTVKDSGDILKEDPIAYVDNSCVGCGNCGEVAHAAVLCPSFYRADIVHNPNGWDLFKARVRRRVIGFLQQRRTARLNQYSL, from the coding sequence ATGGCAGAACGTTCATTCAAAAAAGAAGTTCAACAACTCCGGATCGGTGCGGGCGAAGAATTTCGCGGCGAAGGCATTCTGGCCGTCACCAAGGCGCTGCTGCAATCGGGCGTAGGCTATGTCGCCGGCTATCAGGGCTCGCCCATTTCCCATCTTATGGATGTCCTGGCCGACGCCCAGGACATCCTGGAAGAACTGGGCGTGCACTTTGAAGCCAGCGCCTCCGAAGCCACTGCCGCCGCCACCCTGGCCGCCTCGGTCATGTACCCGATCCGCGGCGCGGTAACCTGGAAATCCACGGTAGGCACCAACGTCGCCTCCGACGCGCTGGCCAACCTGGCCTCCGGCGGCGTAACCGGCGGCGCACTGGTCATCGTCGGCGAAGACTACGGCGAAGGCTCGTCGATCATGCAGGAACGTACGCACGCCTTTGCCATGAAGTCGCAAATCTGGCTGCTCGACCCGCGTCCGAATCTCGAAAGCATGGTCAAGGCGGTTGAAGACGGCTTTCAGTTGTCCGAAGCCAGCAATACCCCAGTCATCCTGCAATTGCGTATTCGCGGCTGCCATGTGCACGGGCGCTTTACCGCCAAAGACAATCAGCGACCCAAGTTCAGCCTCAGGCATGCGCTGGAAAACCCGGTGCGCGATGTCAGCCGCATCGTATTGCCCCCCGCCTCGTTTTTGCATGAACAGGAAAAGGTCAAGGCCCGCTGGCCCGCGGCAATCAAGTTCATCAAGGAAAACCGGCTCAACGAATTTTTCGACGGCGACGTCCAGGACATAGGCCTGATCCTGCAGGGCGGCCTGTACAACGGCGTGATCCGGGCGCTGCAACTGCTTGGCCTGGCCGATCACTTCGGCAACAGCCGCATTCCGCTGTATGTGATGAATGTCACCTATCCGCTTATCGACGACGAGATCGCGGCGTTCTGCAAGGAAAAAAAGGCGGTTCTGCTGCTCGAAGAAGGTCAGCCCAACTACATCGAACAGAACCTCAACACCATTTTGCGGCAGGCGGGCATTGCCGCCGCGCTGGCAGGCAAAGATGTCCTGCCCATGGCGGGCGAATACACCACGGCCGTCATACGCGACGGCCTGCAAAATTTCCTGAGCCGGTACCATCCCGAGATTCTGCCCGCCATCGACACCGCCCCCGAACCGGCCGGCGGGCAAATGGAAATCAGCCAGGTAGTGCGGCCCGTCAAGGAACAGGCCATTACTTTCCAGCGCCGCGCCAAGGAACTGGCCGAAGTGGTACCCGCCCGGCCGGCGGGTTTCTGTACCGGTTGCCCCGAGCGCCCCATATTTTCCGCCCTGACCCTGGCCCAGGAAACGCTGGGCGAGCATCACATCGCCTGCGATATCGGCTGCCATCTGTTCTCGATTTTGCCGCCCTTCAACCTGGGCGCCACCACCATGGGCTATGGCCTGGGCGCGTCCAGCGTGGCGGCATTCAACGTGCCGGCTGCCAAGCGGCCCATTTCCATCATGGGCGATGGCGGCTTCTGGCACAATGGCCTGGCCTCGGGCGTGGGCAACGCAGTATTCAACAAATACGATGGCGTCATCGTCATTATCGACAACTTCTACTCGGCCGCCACAGGCGGGCAGGACATCCTGTCGTCGCGGGCCGGCAACGATCACCGTTCCACCAACAACCCTATCGAAAGCGCGGTGCGCGGGGTCGGAGTCAAATGGATCCGCACCCTTGACCGCACCTACGACGTCGCCAAGGTGCGCGCCACCATCGAAGAGGCCCTCACCACCTCCGACACCGGCCCCAAGGTCATCATTGCCCAATCCGAGTGCATGCTCAACAAGCAGCGCCGCGAAAAGCCCTTGTTCAACAAAGCCGTCAAGGACGGCAAGCGCAGGGTCAAAGAACGTTTTGGCGTCGATCCCGATGTATGCAGCGGCGACCACGTCTGTATCCGCCTGTCGGGCTGTCCCTCGCTGACCGTCAAGGATAGCGGCGACATCCTCAAAGAAGATCCTATCGCCTACGTCGACAACAGTTGCGTGGGCTGCGGCAACTGCGGCGAAGTCGCCCATGCCGCCGTGCTTTGCCCCTCGTTCTACCGCGCCGATATCGTGCACAACCCCAACGGCTGGGACCTGTTCAAGGCCAGGGTGCGCCGACGCGTCATCGGTTTCCTGCAACAGCGCCGCACGGCGCGCCTGAATCAATACTCCCTGTAG
- a CDS encoding indolepyruvate oxidoreductase subunit beta family protein has protein sequence MTTLFHAGTPIKIAILAMGGQGGGVLADWIVDMAEHSHWWAQTTSVPGVAQRTGATIYYVELLAESAVEAAGKPPTLAMMPTPGDVDLVVAAELMEGGRAIHRGLVTPRRTVLISSSHRSYAVGEKAAHGNGIADPNKVIEAGNEAAKQFFCFDLQALADQAGSVISASLFGAIAGSGALPFARDDYEATIRRAGVGVNASLKAFSLGFDAAAGAPKAPSRIDTSRPMPTIPETAPHPKVRALLDDLKQNFPVQAQPMLVAGLRRVLEFQDLRYAREYLDHMRDIRKLDGQFGGTAESWELTTAAARYVAVAMAYDDVIRVADLKTRGSRFDRVRQEVGAKEDQLVYTTEYMHPRLEEVCGTLPAFLGRKIENSKRLSSFLNRFFRKGRFLQSGTLGGFIMLYALAGMRRFRRGTLRHQAEVQSLDQWLKQISDTAHHDYDLAVEVVNCRRLVKGYSDTHARGDSKYQRLLLAASQLLGQQNAAARLRTLRNAALADDKGTQLDHLLEQDLKAAA, from the coding sequence ATGACCACCCTGTTTCATGCCGGCACCCCGATCAAAATCGCCATTCTCGCCATGGGCGGCCAAGGCGGCGGCGTGCTGGCCGACTGGATCGTCGACATGGCCGAGCACTCGCACTGGTGGGCGCAAACCACCTCGGTTCCAGGCGTCGCGCAGCGCACCGGCGCCACTATTTACTATGTCGAACTGCTGGCCGAATCCGCCGTTGAAGCCGCGGGCAAGCCGCCCACCCTGGCCATGATGCCCACCCCCGGCGACGTCGACCTGGTGGTTGCCGCCGAACTCATGGAAGGCGGCCGCGCCATCCACCGCGGCCTGGTCACGCCCCGGCGCACCGTGCTGATTTCGTCTTCGCACCGCAGCTATGCCGTGGGCGAGAAGGCCGCGCACGGCAATGGCATTGCCGACCCCAACAAAGTCATCGAAGCCGGCAACGAGGCCGCCAAGCAGTTTTTCTGCTTCGACCTGCAAGCCCTGGCCGACCAGGCCGGCAGCGTGATCAGCGCCAGCCTGTTCGGCGCCATTGCGGGCAGCGGCGCCCTGCCGTTTGCCCGAGACGACTACGAGGCCACGATTCGCCGCGCCGGCGTTGGCGTCAACGCCAGCCTGAAGGCGTTTTCCCTGGGCTTCGATGCCGCGGCCGGGGCGCCCAAAGCCCCATCGCGCATCGATACCAGCCGCCCCATGCCGACGATTCCCGAAACCGCCCCGCACCCCAAGGTGCGCGCGCTGCTCGACGACCTCAAGCAAAACTTCCCTGTCCAGGCCCAGCCCATGCTGGTTGCCGGCCTGCGGCGCGTACTTGAATTCCAGGATCTGCGCTACGCCAGGGAATACCTGGACCATATGCGCGATATCCGCAAGCTGGACGGCCAGTTCGGCGGTACGGCGGAATCGTGGGAACTCACCACGGCGGCGGCCCGCTATGTGGCCGTGGCCATGGCCTACGACGATGTCATCCGTGTGGCCGACCTGAAAACCCGCGGCTCGCGTTTCGATCGCGTGCGCCAGGAGGTCGGCGCCAAAGAAGACCAACTGGTCTATACCACCGAATACATGCACCCCAGGCTGGAAGAAGTTTGCGGCACCCTGCCGGCCTTCCTGGGGCGCAAGATCGAAAACTCCAAGAGACTCAGTTCCTTCCTGAATCGTTTTTTCCGTAAAGGACGCTTCCTGCAAAGCGGTACGCTGGGCGGCTTCATCATGCTGTATGCCCTGGCCGGCATGCGCCGCTTCCGCCGCGGCACCTTGCGGCACCAGGCCGAGGTTCAAAGCCTTGATCAGTGGCTCAAGCAGATTTCCGACACCGCGCACCACGATTACGATCTGGCGGTCGAGGTCGTGAACTGCCGGCGCCTGGTCAAGGGCTATAGCGACACTCATGCCCGCGGCGACAGCAAGTACCAGCGACTGTTGCTGGCAGCCAGCCAGTTGCTGGGCCAGCAGAACGCGGCGGCACGCCTGCGCACATTGCGCAATGCCGCCCTGGCCGACGACAAAGGCACGCAGCTCGATCATCTGCTGGAACAGGATCTCAAGGCCGCCGCATAG
- a CDS encoding PDR/VanB family oxidoreductase, with protein sequence MTTLTLTVAAVQTETPIIRSLVLTAADGAALPGFTAGSHLKIHIPGQKEPRCYSLIGIEPDNSLFEAPASYRLGIRLEDPSTGGSRYMHQIKAGDTLIAEGPKNDFPLHAAQADEPATVLIAGGIGITPIASMAAALKAQQRPYQLHYYGRSLDQMSFVDELCGQHGAALSIHADDDAATLLPLPALLEQTDPRQHLYICGPKGLIDAVVEQSHGKHWPHSHVHFELFTAAAPQAGDRGFEVELRQSGQVFHIPPDKTILEVLEAAGCDPLFDCKRGECGVCQAVVLEGVPDHRDYYLSDDERAEGKVMQICISRSRSDRLVLDL encoded by the coding sequence GTGACCACCCTGACTCTTACCGTTGCCGCCGTACAGACTGAAACTCCGATCATTCGATCCCTGGTCCTGACAGCGGCCGACGGAGCGGCGCTGCCCGGCTTTACGGCGGGATCGCATCTGAAGATCCATATCCCCGGCCAGAAAGAGCCGCGCTGCTACTCTCTGATTGGCATTGAACCCGACAATAGCCTGTTCGAGGCGCCCGCCAGCTATCGCCTGGGAATCCGTCTGGAAGACCCAAGCACTGGCGGATCGCGCTATATGCATCAGATCAAGGCCGGCGACACGCTCATCGCCGAAGGCCCGAAGAACGATTTTCCCCTGCACGCCGCCCAGGCCGACGAACCCGCCACCGTACTGATCGCCGGCGGCATAGGCATCACCCCGATTGCTTCGATGGCCGCCGCGCTGAAAGCCCAGCAGCGGCCCTACCAGCTGCACTATTACGGACGCAGCCTGGACCAGATGAGCTTCGTGGACGAACTGTGCGGGCAGCACGGCGCCGCATTGAGCATTCATGCCGATGACGATGCCGCCACACTGCTGCCCCTGCCCGCGCTGCTTGAACAAACAGACCCCCGGCAGCACCTGTACATATGCGGTCCCAAAGGGCTGATCGATGCCGTTGTCGAACAATCGCACGGCAAGCATTGGCCGCATTCGCACGTGCACTTCGAACTCTTCACCGCGGCGGCCCCGCAAGCGGGCGATCGCGGCTTTGAGGTCGAACTGCGCCAGTCCGGCCAGGTGTTTCATATTCCACCTGACAAGACCATACTTGAAGTGCTCGAAGCAGCCGGCTGCGATCCGCTTTTCGACTGCAAGCGGGGCGAGTGCGGCGTCTGCCAGGCCGTGGTCCTGGAAGGCGTGCCAGACCATCGCGACTACTACCTCTCCGATGACGAGCGGGCCGAAGGCAAGGTCATGCAAATCTGCATTTCCCGCAGCCGCTCCGATCGTCTGGTTTTAGACCTCTAG
- a CDS encoding aromatic ring-hydroxylating dioxygenase subunit alpha: protein MSYRHNPAAVQALVRATEVHKDLFIDDEVFDLEMEHLFANTWVYVGHGSQIPNVGDFYTTTVGNQPVVMVRHTDKTVKVLYNRCPHKGVMVAGDTCGNTGKFFRCPYHAWTFKTDGKLLSVPLKKGYDPEVFSQCEASQGMAPVENARDYRDFIFCRLSPQGLSFEDFFGESLSTIDNMIDRSPEGKLEVAGGVLRYMHDCNWKMLVDNQTDTCHPMVAHESSAGTAVRVWEEAPEGTPKPMAVEQFAPFISPYEFFEGMGIRVWENGHGHTGVHNSIHAAYSAVPGYREAMVAAYGEERARRILADTRHNTTYFPNIMVKGPIQTLRIFKPLAANKTLVESWTFRLVGAPDLLLERTLMYNRLINAPTSVVGHDDHEVYERSQHGLHSRGRDWVNVARLYEPTEPERKNEAVNGTSEWQMRNQYQAWARFITASMKEQA, encoded by the coding sequence ATGAGCTATCGCCATAATCCCGCCGCCGTCCAGGCACTGGTGCGCGCCACGGAAGTCCACAAAGACCTGTTCATCGACGATGAAGTGTTCGATCTTGAAATGGAACACCTGTTCGCCAACACTTGGGTCTATGTCGGCCACGGCAGCCAGATCCCCAACGTGGGCGACTTCTACACCACCACGGTCGGCAACCAGCCCGTGGTCATGGTCCGGCATACCGACAAGACCGTCAAGGTCTTGTACAACCGCTGCCCCCATAAGGGCGTCATGGTGGCCGGCGACACCTGCGGCAATACCGGCAAATTCTTTCGCTGCCCCTACCATGCATGGACCTTCAAGACCGACGGCAAGCTGCTTTCGGTACCCTTGAAGAAAGGCTACGACCCCGAGGTCTTCAGCCAGTGCGAAGCCAGCCAGGGCATGGCGCCGGTCGAAAACGCGCGCGACTACCGCGATTTCATTTTTTGCCGCCTGAGCCCGCAGGGCCTGTCCTTCGAGGACTTCTTCGGCGAATCGCTCTCGACCATCGACAATATGATCGACCGTTCGCCCGAAGGAAAGCTGGAAGTGGCCGGCGGCGTCTTGCGCTATATGCACGACTGCAACTGGAAGATGCTGGTCGACAACCAGACCGATACCTGTCACCCCATGGTGGCCCACGAGTCTTCGGCCGGGACCGCCGTGCGGGTCTGGGAAGAAGCGCCCGAAGGCACACCCAAGCCCATGGCCGTCGAACAATTCGCCCCCTTTATTTCGCCTTACGAATTTTTTGAAGGCATGGGCATACGCGTCTGGGAAAACGGCCACGGCCACACCGGCGTGCACAATTCCATACATGCCGCGTACTCGGCGGTCCCGGGTTATAGGGAGGCCATGGTCGCCGCCTATGGCGAAGAACGTGCGCGCCGGATACTGGCCGACACCCGGCACAACACCACCTACTTCCCCAACATCATGGTCAAGGGTCCGATCCAGACCCTGCGCATTTTCAAGCCCCTGGCCGCCAACAAAACCCTGGTCGAGTCCTGGACCTTCCGCCTGGTGGGGGCGCCCGACCTGCTGCTGGAACGCACCTTGATGTACAACCGGCTTATCAATGCGCCCACTTCGGTGGTCGGCCATGACGATCACGAAGTGTACGAACGCTCGCAGCACGGATTGCACTCGCGCGGCCGCGACTGGGTCAATGTGGCGCGCCTCTACGAGCCCACCGAGCCGGAGCGGAAAAACGAAGCGGTCAACGGCACCAGCGAATGGCAGATGCGCAATCAGTACCAGGCCTGGGCGCGCTTCATCACGGCAAGCATGAAGGAGCAGGCATGA
- a CDS encoding aromatic-ring-hydroxylating dioxygenase subunit beta has protein sequence MSPLNSQQLIDFVYAEARLLDERQFDAWLDLFTEDGHYWMPLTHGQTDARLQASLMYEDKLLLKVRVERLAGQRTYSQQPVSRSHHLLQQPTIETQHPWHQPELGHYVVRAAFHYIETRQDQQALYAGWATYELAMQEQALRIRQKRVDLVNCDSALRSIQLFM, from the coding sequence ATGAGCCCCTTGAACTCTCAGCAATTGATCGATTTTGTGTATGCGGAAGCCCGCCTGCTGGACGAGCGGCAGTTCGATGCCTGGCTTGATCTGTTCACCGAAGACGGCCATTACTGGATGCCCCTGACCCACGGCCAGACCGACGCCCGCCTGCAAGCCTCGCTCATGTACGAAGACAAGCTCCTGCTCAAAGTCCGCGTCGAGCGGCTGGCCGGCCAGCGCACCTATTCGCAACAACCCGTCAGCCGCAGCCATCACCTGCTGCAGCAACCCACCATCGAAACCCAGCATCCCTGGCACCAACCCGAACTGGGGCACTATGTGGTCAGGGCCGCTTTCCACTATATTGAAACCCGGCAGGATCAACAGGCTCTGTACGCCGGCTGGGCCACCTACGAACTGGCCATGCAAGAGCAGGCTTTGCGTATCCGGCAAAAGCGTGTCGATCTGGTCAACTGCGACTCGGCATTGCGCAGCATTCAGTTGTTCATGTAA
- a CDS encoding AMP-binding protein — protein MPSTLNSVYQAFGWTARRLPQNPFLCVMPETAGIYGIEPGEIGYRAFLARVDTLKAAYQDAGYGHGHRAGLLLENRPAFFLHWFALNALGVSVVPINADMRAAELEYLVGHSEIAIAVALESHHASLRAAAATTGRPLVVIGPDQAPQPAQSAAPLVNQAVNSATECALLYTSGTTGRPKGCILPNEYFLHAGRWYAGIGGLAALHAGTERMLTPLPLVHMNAMAYSVMAMVLTGGCLIAIDRFHPKTWWDTVRDSRATVVHYLGVMPAILMKASPSALDTEHRVRFGFGAGIDRSLHAPFEQRFGFPLLEAWAMTETGAGAVIIANREPRLIGTSCFGREEADVEVRLVDDAGQPAQAGENGELLVRHAGANPRFGFFAGYLKDPAATQEAWQDGWFHTGDIVRRNEQGYLHFVDRKKNVIRRSGENIAAIEVESVLAQHPAIKAVAVAAVPDAVRGDEVLACVVCNTPPETHAAKQLAHDIVSWSLAQLAYYKVPGYVAFVDALPLTATNKIQRGELKKLAPTLPGTPLCFDTCSMKKRQELAP, from the coding sequence TTGCCCAGTACCCTCAACTCGGTCTATCAGGCATTCGGCTGGACGGCCCGGAGATTGCCGCAGAACCCGTTCCTGTGCGTCATGCCGGAAACGGCCGGCATCTACGGCATCGAGCCGGGAGAAATCGGCTATCGGGCATTCCTTGCGCGCGTCGACACACTGAAAGCCGCGTATCAGGATGCCGGCTACGGACACGGCCATCGAGCCGGCCTGCTGCTGGAGAATCGTCCCGCCTTCTTCCTGCACTGGTTTGCGCTGAACGCCCTGGGCGTGTCCGTGGTGCCGATCAATGCCGACATGCGGGCGGCCGAACTGGAATACCTGGTCGGCCACTCCGAAATCGCGATCGCCGTCGCCCTGGAAAGCCATCACGCATCGTTGCGCGCGGCCGCCGCGACAACGGGCCGGCCGCTCGTTGTCATCGGCCCCGACCAGGCCCCCCAGCCGGCGCAGTCCGCCGCACCGCTGGTCAATCAGGCGGTGAACAGCGCCACCGAATGCGCGCTGCTGTATACCTCGGGCACCACCGGCCGTCCCAAGGGCTGCATCCTGCCCAACGAATACTTCCTGCATGCCGGACGCTGGTATGCGGGAATCGGCGGTCTGGCCGCGCTGCATGCGGGCACGGAACGCATGCTTACGCCCCTGCCTCTGGTCCACATGAATGCCATGGCCTACTCGGTCATGGCCATGGTCCTGACCGGCGGCTGCCTGATCGCCATCGACCGCTTCCACCCCAAGACCTGGTGGGACACGGTGCGCGATTCGCGCGCCACGGTCGTGCACTACCTGGGCGTCATGCCGGCCATACTCATGAAGGCCTCGCCCAGCGCCCTCGATACCGAACACCGGGTGCGCTTCGGCTTCGGTGCCGGCATCGACCGGTCCCTGCACGCGCCTTTCGAGCAGCGTTTCGGCTTCCCCTTGCTCGAAGCCTGGGCCATGACCGAAACCGGCGCCGGCGCCGTCATTATTGCCAATCGCGAACCCCGGCTTATCGGCACGAGCTGCTTCGGCAGGGAAGAGGCCGACGTGGAAGTCCGGCTCGTCGACGATGCCGGCCAGCCGGCCCAGGCGGGTGAAAACGGCGAACTGCTGGTCAGGCACGCCGGAGCCAATCCGCGTTTCGGCTTCTTTGCGGGCTATCTGAAAGACCCGGCCGCCACGCAGGAAGCCTGGCAGGACGGCTGGTTTCACACCGGCGATATCGTGCGGCGCAACGAACAGGGTTACCTGCATTTTGTCGATCGCAAGAAAAACGTGATCCGGCGCAGCGGCGAAAACATTGCCGCCATCGAGGTCGAGAGCGTGCTGGCCCAGCACCCGGCCATCAAGGCCGTGGCCGTGGCCGCCGTGCCCGATGCCGTGCGCGGCGACGAAGTGCTGGCCTGCGTGGTCTGCAACACGCCTCCCGAAACCCACGCGGCCAAGCAACTGGCGCACGACATCGTGAGCTGGAGCCTGGCGCAGCTGGCCTATTACAAAGTGCCCGGCTATGTGGCTTTTGTCGATGCCCTGCCCTTGACGGCCACCAACAAGATTCAGCGCGGAGAGCTCAAGAAACTGGCTCCCACCTTGCCCGGCACGCCGCTGTGCTTCGACACCTGTTCGATGAAAAAACGGCAGGAGCTCGCGCCATGA
- a CDS encoding thiolase family protein, with protein sequence MTPTRTGYQGIVATVPVTIPYVRYSIHSAHWWLGKALGAMVRDAGVAKHDIDGLCVSSFTLAPDTAVGLTQHLGMSPRWLDHIPMGGASGVIALRRAARAVQAGDAGIVACVAGDTNHVDSFRHTVSQFSRFAQDAVYPYGAGGPNASFALLTKNYMRQTGATREDFGKLCVAQRDNALRFAHALMKKPLSLRQYLDARQITDPIHLFDCVMPCAGADAFLVMREEKAQALKLPFVRILSTIERHNAWAEDPMQFRGGWTMDRDAFYEHAGVGPGDIDFMQAYDDYPVINMMQIEDLGFCEKGAAPQFVRDHTFTIDGSFPFNTNGGQLSVGQAGAAGGYLGMVEAMRQLTDSAGATQVAKADIGLVSGFGMINYDRGICTAAALLARSAA encoded by the coding sequence ATGACGCCCACGCGAACCGGCTACCAGGGCATCGTGGCCACCGTTCCGGTCACCATCCCCTATGTACGCTACTCGATTCACAGTGCCCATTGGTGGCTGGGAAAAGCGCTGGGCGCGATGGTGCGCGACGCCGGCGTGGCCAAGCACGACATCGACGGCCTGTGCGTGTCCAGCTTTACGCTGGCTCCCGACACGGCCGTGGGCCTGACCCAGCATCTGGGCATGAGCCCCCGCTGGCTGGACCACATTCCCATGGGCGGCGCCAGCGGCGTTATTGCCTTGCGCCGCGCCGCCCGCGCGGTGCAGGCGGGCGATGCCGGCATCGTCGCCTGCGTGGCCGGCGATACCAACCACGTCGACTCGTTCCGCCATACCGTCAGCCAGTTCTCGCGTTTCGCCCAGGACGCCGTCTACCCGTATGGCGCGGGCGGCCCCAACGCCAGCTTCGCCCTGCTTACCAAGAACTATATGCGGCAAACCGGGGCAACGCGCGAAGACTTCGGCAAGCTGTGCGTGGCCCAGCGCGACAATGCCCTGCGTTTCGCGCACGCGCTGATGAAAAAGCCGCTGAGCCTGCGGCAATACCTTGACGCCCGGCAGATCACCGACCCCATACACCTGTTCGACTGCGTCATGCCCTGCGCCGGCGCCGACGCCTTTCTGGTCATGCGCGAGGAAAAAGCGCAGGCACTGAAACTGCCTTTTGTGCGCATTCTATCGACCATCGAGCGGCACAACGCCTGGGCCGAAGACCCCATGCAGTTTCGCGGCGGCTGGACCATGGATAGGGACGCTTTCTACGAGCATGCGGGGGTTGGCCCCGGCGACATCGATTTCATGCAGGCCTACGACGATTACCCCGTCATCAATATGATGCAGATCGAAGACCTGGGCTTCTGCGAAAAAGGCGCCGCGCCGCAATTCGTGCGCGATCATACGTTTACCATCGACGGCAGCTTCCCCTTCAATACCAATGGCGGCCAGCTTTCAGTCGGCCAGGCCGGCGCGGCAGGCGGCTATCTGGGCATGGTCGAAGCCATGCGCCAGTTGACGGACAGCGCCGGCGCCACCCAAGTGGCCAAAGCCGACATCGGCCTGGTCAGCGGCTTTGGCATGATCAATTACGACCGCGGCATTTGTACCGCCGCCGCCCTGCTGGCAAGGAGCGCGGCATGA